One Methylobacterium sp. 77 DNA window includes the following coding sequences:
- a CDS encoding prephenate dehydrogenase/arogenate dehydrogenase family protein, whose translation MSLLISPSSSSPVGIIGFGAFGRLIAQHLGRHFPLRAYDPALPQHGSDDGATLGTLAEVAACPVVVLAAPVSNLAEVVSAIAPLLRHGALVLDVGSVKMVAAQIMAEGLPDHVDIVATHPLFGPQSARSGLKGLKIAICPIRGQGGVRVAAFLRKCLGLDVILTDPEAHDRAAASVQGLTHLIAKVFVEMEPLPTRMTTRSFDLLMQAVGMVRHDAPEVFDAIERANPYAADVRHRFFAHASRLARELSQPRSDAMN comes from the coding sequence GTGTCTTTGCTTATTTCCCCCTCATCGAGCAGTCCCGTCGGGATCATCGGGTTCGGCGCGTTCGGCCGGCTGATCGCCCAGCATCTCGGCCGGCATTTTCCGCTCCGCGCCTACGATCCCGCTTTGCCGCAACATGGCAGCGACGACGGCGCGACGCTCGGTACGCTCGCCGAGGTGGCGGCTTGCCCCGTGGTCGTCCTGGCCGCTCCGGTCTCGAATCTCGCCGAGGTCGTCTCCGCCATCGCGCCCCTTCTGAGGCACGGCGCGCTCGTCCTCGATGTGGGCTCGGTGAAGATGGTCGCCGCGCAGATCATGGCGGAAGGGTTGCCCGATCACGTGGACATCGTCGCGACGCATCCTCTCTTCGGCCCGCAAAGCGCGCGCTCGGGTCTGAAGGGACTGAAGATCGCCATATGCCCGATCCGGGGGCAGGGTGGCGTTCGCGTCGCGGCCTTCCTCCGGAAGTGCCTGGGCCTCGACGTCATCCTCACGGATCCGGAGGCGCATGACCGGGCGGCGGCCTCGGTCCAGGGACTGACGCATCTCATCGCCAAGGTCTTCGTCGAGATGGAGCCGCTACCGACCCGGATGACGACGAGGAGCTTCGACCTGCTGATGCAGGCCGTCGGCATGGTCAGACACGATGCGCCGGAAGTCTTCGATGCCATCGAGCGCGCGAATCCCTACGCGGCCGATGTCCGACACCGCTTCTTCGCGCATGCGTCACGGCTGGCGCGTGAGCTGTCACAGCCACGCTCCGATGCCATGAATTGA
- the smpB gene encoding SsrA-binding protein SmpB: MAPKPQDPRRVVADNRAARFHYEISDVLEAGIALTGTEVKSLRKGKAAIGEAYAGPSGNELFLFNAYIPEYLEANRFNHETKRPRRLLLHRKQINKLIGATKREGYTVVPLKIYFNEQGRAKIELGLGRGKKLHDKRESAKERDWERDRARIMRDKG; the protein is encoded by the coding sequence ATGGCTCCCAAACCTCAAGATCCCCGCCGCGTCGTCGCCGACAACCGCGCCGCCCGCTTCCATTATGAGATCTCGGACGTCCTCGAGGCGGGCATCGCCCTGACCGGGACGGAGGTCAAATCCCTGCGCAAAGGCAAGGCGGCGATCGGCGAGGCCTATGCCGGTCCGTCGGGGAACGAGTTGTTCCTGTTCAACGCCTACATCCCGGAATATCTCGAAGCCAATCGCTTCAACCACGAGACCAAGCGTCCGCGTCGCCTGCTGCTGCATCGCAAGCAGATCAACAAGCTCATCGGCGCGACCAAGCGCGAAGGCTACACCGTGGTGCCGCTGAAGATCTACTTCAACGAGCAGGGCCGCGCGAAGATCGAACTCGGCCTCGGCCGCGGCAAGAAACTCCACGACAAGCGCGAGAGCGCGAAGGAGCGCGATTGGGAGCGCGACCGCGCACGGATCATGCGCGACAAGGGCTGA
- the dapA gene encoding 4-hydroxy-tetrahydrodipicolinate synthase encodes MTDTTTQRLRGAMTALATPFRDGAFDEDAFRKFVNWQIEQGIHGLVPVGTTGETPTLSHAEHDRVVAACIAETAGRVPVIAGAGSNSTAEAVERAVNAEKAGADAVLVVTPYYNKPTQAGLYAHFKAVNDAIGIPIIIYNIPPRSVVDMSVETMARLFELKNIAGVKDATAKLDRVSLQRQAMGEDFIQLSGEDATALGFNAQGGVGCISVVSNVAPRLSATFQEATLSGDYATALRIQDRLLPLHVGLFAEANPSPVKYALSRLGHMSDEVRLPLLTVSDGTKAIVDAALRHAGLI; translated from the coding sequence ATGACCGACACCACGACCCAGCGCCTCAGGGGCGCCATGACCGCGCTCGCGACTCCGTTTCGCGACGGCGCCTTCGACGAGGACGCCTTCCGCAAATTCGTGAACTGGCAGATCGAGCAGGGCATCCATGGCCTCGTGCCCGTGGGCACCACCGGCGAGACGCCGACCCTGAGCCATGCCGAGCACGACCGTGTCGTGGCCGCCTGCATCGCCGAGACCGCCGGCCGGGTTCCGGTGATCGCGGGCGCCGGCTCCAATTCCACGGCCGAGGCCGTCGAGCGCGCCGTCAACGCGGAGAAGGCCGGCGCCGACGCCGTCCTGGTGGTGACGCCCTATTACAACAAGCCGACGCAGGCCGGGCTCTACGCGCATTTCAAGGCCGTCAACGACGCCATCGGCATCCCGATCATCATCTACAATATTCCCCCGCGTTCCGTGGTCGACATGAGCGTCGAAACCATGGCCCGGCTGTTCGAACTCAAGAATATCGCCGGCGTGAAGGACGCCACGGCCAAGCTCGACCGCGTCAGCCTGCAACGCCAAGCCATGGGTGAAGACTTCATCCAGCTTTCGGGCGAAGATGCGACGGCGCTCGGATTCAATGCGCAGGGCGGCGTCGGCTGTATCTCGGTCGTCTCGAACGTCGCACCGCGCCTGTCGGCCACGTTCCAGGAAGCGACGCTGTCGGGCGATTACGCCACGGCTCTTCGGATCCAGGACCGGTTGCTGCCGCTGCATGTGGGATTGTTCGCGGAGGCGAATCCCTCGCCGGTGAAATACGCCCTGTCGCGGCTCGGCCACATGTCCGACGAGGTGCGCCTGCCGCTCCTCACGGTCAGCGATGGCACCAAGGCGATCGTCGACGCGGCCCTGCGCCATGCCGGCCTGATCTAG
- a CDS encoding lytic transglycosylase domain-containing protein, with protein sequence MAFCTRSHRAALPVSFALALAGTTMLAVPASVFPVAAGQGEEFASRPASDAVAPSALVPDSKAAATDAVAADALSLEDRSAETAPSKALPAAAKAYASADPEAPIAFPLPDAAVTPAAPVPEVPDPARAAQVAPDIDLPTLRQAIDAYRRGKVSEGDRLRDGFTDPAALALLEWVAIRAGSGIGFERTVSFTRSNPEWPAGPLLRRRAEEALLSERKNPATVRAFFSGARPASAPGKFALALAFRAESLDEDAATLVRDLWRSETFGKALETKVLDAFPGLLTRVDHRFRMERALLKEDYDSAGRAASYAGGAYATLVRARRAVEDKSSSAASALNAVPPSLRSDPSYILSRAQYLRRADKPVEAAAILATAPTNGDVLVDGDEWWVERRIVARKLVDIGNPSLAYAVAAGHSGRTVEKRIEAEFHAGWIALRFLDDPARASSHFAKAATIAETPISLARVAYWQGRAAETAGDAGLAKTFYERAALQPIAYYGQLARAKLGQASLPLRVVPDLEPAAAAAFENRLTTRALRILEAASLKDLALPLYIDTANRLTNPAEINALGNLAVEVRDSRALVAVGKLAVQRGLPLDAHAYPTIGIPDYEASAAVPLVEKAMVFAIARQESQFDPRAQSSVGARGLMQMMPATAQRTARRVSASYDQDRLTSDPAYNARLGQAHLGELMEDWRGSYILAFASYNAGGGNVKKWIDAYGDPRKGGIDPIDWVERIPFTETRNYVQRVMENLQVYRSRLEGKSALLIEGDLQRGAR encoded by the coding sequence ATGGCGTTCTGTACGCGCTCGCATCGTGCCGCGCTCCCCGTTTCCTTCGCGCTCGCGCTGGCGGGAACGACGATGCTGGCGGTCCCGGCCTCGGTATTTCCCGTGGCGGCCGGACAGGGGGAGGAATTCGCCAGCCGCCCGGCGAGCGATGCCGTCGCTCCCTCCGCCCTCGTTCCCGACAGCAAGGCCGCCGCCACGGACGCGGTCGCCGCCGATGCCCTCAGTCTGGAAGACCGCAGCGCCGAGACCGCGCCGAGCAAGGCGCTGCCCGCCGCCGCCAAGGCCTACGCCTCAGCGGATCCGGAAGCCCCCATCGCCTTCCCCCTCCCCGACGCGGCCGTGACGCCCGCCGCTCCCGTGCCCGAGGTGCCCGACCCCGCCCGCGCGGCACAGGTCGCGCCCGATATCGACCTGCCGACCCTGCGCCAGGCCATCGACGCCTATCGCCGCGGCAAAGTCTCCGAGGGCGACCGCCTGCGCGACGGCTTCACCGACCCTGCCGCTCTCGCCCTTCTCGAATGGGTCGCGATTCGCGCCGGGTCGGGCATCGGCTTCGAGCGCACCGTCTCTTTCACCCGGTCCAACCCGGAATGGCCGGCGGGCCCGCTGCTGCGCCGCCGCGCCGAGGAGGCGCTCCTCTCCGAGCGCAAGAATCCTGCGACCGTGCGCGCCTTCTTCTCCGGCGCGCGACCGGCAAGCGCGCCGGGCAAGTTCGCCCTGGCCCTCGCCTTCCGGGCGGAGTCCCTCGACGAGGATGCCGCCACCCTGGTACGCGACCTGTGGCGCTCGGAGACCTTCGGCAAGGCGTTGGAAACGAAGGTGCTCGACGCCTTCCCCGGCCTCCTCACCCGCGTCGACCATCGCTTCCGCATGGAGCGCGCGCTCCTGAAGGAGGATTACGACTCGGCGGGCCGCGCCGCCTCCTATGCCGGCGGCGCCTATGCGACCCTGGTGCGGGCCCGCCGCGCCGTCGAGGACAAGAGCTCGTCGGCGGCCTCGGCGCTCAACGCGGTGCCGCCATCCCTGCGCAGCGATCCCTCCTACATCCTGTCGCGCGCGCAATACCTGCGCCGGGCCGACAAGCCCGTGGAGGCCGCCGCGATCCTCGCCACCGCGCCCACCAACGGCGACGTGCTGGTCGATGGCGACGAGTGGTGGGTCGAGCGCCGGATCGTCGCCCGCAAGCTCGTCGATATCGGCAATCCGAGCCTCGCCTACGCGGTCGCCGCCGGCCATAGTGGCCGCACCGTGGAGAAGCGGATCGAGGCCGAGTTCCATGCCGGCTGGATCGCGCTGCGCTTCCTCGACGATCCGGCCAGGGCCTCCAGCCATTTCGCCAAGGCCGCGACCATCGCCGAGACTCCGATCTCGCTGGCGCGCGTCGCCTATTGGCAGGGGCGCGCCGCCGAGACGGCGGGCGATGCCGGCCTCGCCAAGACCTTCTACGAGCGCGCCGCGCTTCAGCCGATCGCCTATTACGGACAGCTCGCCCGGGCGAAGCTCGGACAGGCGAGCCTGCCGCTCCGCGTCGTCCCCGACCTCGAACCCGCCGCCGCTGCGGCCTTCGAGAACCGCCTGACCACGCGGGCGCTTCGGATCCTGGAGGCGGCCTCGCTGAAGGATCTGGCGCTGCCGCTCTACATCGACACGGCGAACCGCCTGACCAACCCGGCCGAGATCAACGCGCTCGGCAACCTCGCCGTCGAGGTGCGGGATTCCCGAGCCCTCGTCGCGGTCGGCAAGCTCGCGGTCCAGCGCGGGCTGCCCCTCGACGCCCATGCCTATCCGACCATCGGCATCCCCGATTACGAGGCCTCCGCCGCGGTGCCGCTGGTGGAGAAGGCCATGGTCTTCGCCATCGCCCGCCAGGAGAGCCAGTTCGATCCGCGCGCCCAGTCCAGCGTCGGCGCACGCGGGCTGATGCAGATGATGCCGGCCACCGCCCAGCGCACGGCGCGGCGGGTCAGCGCCTCCTACGATCAGGATCGCCTCACCAGCGACCCCGCCTACAATGCCCGTCTCGGCCAGGCCCATCTCGGCGAGCTGATGGAGGATTGGCGCGGCTCCTACATCCTCGCCTTCGCCTCCTACAATGCCGGGGGCGGCAACGTGAAGAAATGGATCGACGCCTATGGCGATCCGCGCAAGGGTGGGATCGACCCGATCGACTGGGTCGAGCGCATCCCCTTCACCGAGACCCGCAACTACGTTCAGCGCGTGATGGAGAACCTGCAGGTCTATCGCAGCCGCCTGGAAGGCAAGAGCGCCTTGCTGATCGAGGGGGATCTCCAGCGCGGAGCGCGGTGA
- a CDS encoding BON domain-containing protein, which yields MPTLSFPVSLKTYGWACGLPGLALIIGVATPLLSPQMEQRLDAKAEAVARGTAETGFEPWLRLKVRGRDLIATGEAPDDAGRIAALDRLKRLPGLRHVVGRIGIVEDASPFIWTATRTSPERIDLTGNRPSEIGPRALAAQLATELPSETRIVDQAKAARGAPPDFAAASSFALEQLKPLAPGASATIADTTVSLSGEAASVADYEALRQAVANPPAGFTMGKVDIRPASIPDFRFAVTRERGGNLVLSGNVVSEAAREEIRAMAADSADGATVEDRMQTARGLADGIDPNRLGRFAFQVSSLMQDGSVTYADSRLTITGTALDGQAIGEIDALLRDARPSGTRAGPVDLAAMPLSPYRFMVRRESDAVTLTGHLPDSATRDRVLAAMRPKFYRERIVDKSRIADGAPANLTGAVEAGIATLAMLATGEIRISDRNLALSGDSLYRESAGRFEADLARRMPAGWLAQAEVKPPATAMIDDAEACRSAFDRAIQGNRLLFAPGSVTLKAEFYPILDAVASAAKTCAGLRIEVTGHADPAGAATAPKPVLDAGVENTASVDAAKAQDEKKTAKPAAAKTDTPAGKATDLKPPTTKDGKVKSANGEDGKAKDPKSKDSKAKDVKTKDGKADASKESKQAEAKPAEPEPDLARQRALTIVEYLLQAGIPADRIVAAPPGRATAAGQGVGFALRS from the coding sequence GTGCCAACCCTGTCGTTTCCCGTTTCCCTGAAGACCTACGGTTGGGCCTGCGGCCTTCCCGGCCTCGCGCTCATCATCGGCGTCGCGACGCCGCTCCTCTCGCCCCAGATGGAGCAGCGGCTCGATGCCAAGGCCGAGGCGGTCGCGCGCGGCACCGCAGAGACGGGGTTCGAGCCCTGGCTTCGCCTCAAGGTGCGGGGCCGCGATCTCATCGCCACGGGGGAAGCGCCGGACGATGCCGGACGCATAGCTGCCCTCGACCGGCTGAAACGCCTGCCGGGCCTGCGCCACGTGGTCGGACGTATCGGCATCGTCGAGGATGCCTCGCCCTTCATCTGGACCGCGACACGCACGAGCCCGGAACGGATCGACCTGACCGGCAATCGTCCCTCCGAGATCGGCCCGCGGGCGCTGGCGGCGCAATTGGCCACCGAGCTGCCGTCCGAGACCAGGATCGTCGATCAGGCGAAGGCCGCGCGGGGCGCGCCGCCGGACTTCGCCGCAGCGTCCTCCTTCGCCCTCGAACAGCTGAAGCCGCTCGCTCCGGGGGCCAGCGCCACCATCGCCGACACCACCGTTTCGCTCAGCGGAGAAGCGGCGAGCGTGGCGGATTACGAAGCCCTGCGGCAGGCCGTGGCCAATCCGCCGGCCGGCTTCACCATGGGAAAGGTCGATATCCGGCCGGCCTCGATCCCGGATTTCCGGTTCGCGGTGACCCGTGAGCGCGGCGGAAACCTCGTCCTGTCTGGCAACGTCGTCTCTGAGGCGGCGCGCGAGGAAATTCGCGCCATGGCCGCGGATTCCGCCGACGGAGCGACGGTGGAGGACAGGATGCAGACCGCCCGAGGGCTCGCGGACGGAATCGATCCGAACCGCCTCGGCCGCTTCGCCTTCCAGGTCTCGTCCCTGATGCAGGATGGCAGCGTGACCTATGCCGATTCGCGCCTGACGATCACCGGCACGGCGCTCGACGGACAGGCCATCGGCGAGATCGATGCGCTTCTGCGCGATGCGCGGCCCTCCGGCACCCGGGCGGGACCGGTCGATCTCGCCGCCATGCCGCTCTCGCCCTATCGCTTCATGGTTCGGCGCGAGAGCGATGCGGTGACGCTCACCGGGCATCTGCCGGACAGCGCCACGCGCGACCGCGTGCTTGCGGCGATGAGGCCGAAATTCTACCGCGAACGCATCGTCGACAAGAGCCGCATCGCGGACGGTGCGCCCGCCAACCTCACCGGCGCCGTCGAGGCTGGAATCGCCACCCTCGCCATGCTGGCGACCGGCGAGATCCGCATCTCGGACAGGAACCTGGCGCTCAGCGGCGACAGCCTCTACCGCGAGAGCGCCGGACGGTTCGAGGCCGATCTCGCCCGGCGGATGCCGGCCGGCTGGTTGGCGCAGGCCGAGGTGAAGCCGCCGGCCACCGCGATGATCGACGATGCGGAAGCCTGCCGAAGCGCGTTCGATCGCGCGATCCAGGGGAACCGCCTCCTGTTCGCCCCCGGCAGCGTCACGCTCAAGGCCGAGTTCTATCCCATCCTCGACGCGGTCGCGTCAGCCGCGAAAACCTGCGCCGGCCTGCGCATCGAGGTCACGGGCCATGCCGACCCGGCGGGTGCGGCCACCGCACCGAAACCCGTCCTCGATGCCGGCGTGGAGAACACCGCCTCGGTCGATGCGGCCAAGGCGCAGGACGAGAAGAAGACCGCGAAACCGGCGGCAGCGAAAACCGACACGCCGGCAGGGAAGGCGACCGATCTCAAACCGCCCACCACCAAGGACGGGAAGGTCAAGTCCGCGAACGGCGAGGATGGCAAGGCCAAGGATCCCAAGTCCAAGGATTCCAAGGCGAAAGACGTGAAGACCAAGGATGGCAAGGCGGATGCGTCGAAGGAATCCAAACAGGCCGAGGCGAAGCCGGCCGAGCCGGAGCCGGACCTCGCCCGCCAACGCGCGCTGACCATCGTCGAGTACCTGCTCCAGGCCGGAATCCCGGCGGACAGGATCGTCGCCGCTCCTCCCGGCCGCGCCACTGCCGCGGGGCAGGGCGTCGGCTTCGCATTGCGTTCCTGA
- a CDS encoding ATP-binding cassette domain-containing protein, translating into MAAPPLLTLQNVALTFGGTPLIEQADLAISPGERTCLVGRNGSGKSTLMKIACGLIEPDKGVRFVQPGTTIRYLAQEPDFSGFTTTLDFVEHGLTHGDDAYRARYLLESLGLTGAEDPKSLSGGEGRRVALAQALAPEPDILLLDEPTNHLDLPAIEWLEAELKSVRGALVLISHDRRFLSALSKTTVWLDRGITRRIEQGFSTFEAWRDAFFEEEERDRHKLDRKIADEEHWLRYGVTARRKRNVRRLGNLHALRKDRREDRRPVGTATMTSTEAESSGALVIEAKSAAKAYGERRIVDDLSIRVMRGDRLGIVGANGAGKTTLINLLTGQAAPDSGSVALGTNLKMMLLDQARAVLEPSMTVTEVLTGGSGDSVVVGGVSRHVIGYLKDFLFAPEQARTPVSVLSGGERNRLLIARALAQPANLLVLDEPTNDLDLETLDLLQEMLSDYSGTLILVSHDRDFLDRVVGSVLVSEGEGRWVEYAGGYTDMVTQRGQGVEARKSATAPRPDGKVKPGRLASTSAAPAPKTKMGFKDQHELKTLPERIAKLQAGIAKIRTVLADPQLYSRDPALFQKASATLAAAEADLSVSEDRWLELEMLREG; encoded by the coding sequence ATGGCCGCTCCCCCGCTCCTCACCCTCCAGAACGTCGCGCTCACCTTCGGCGGCACGCCGCTGATCGAACAGGCGGATCTCGCGATCTCGCCCGGCGAACGGACCTGCCTCGTCGGCCGCAACGGCTCGGGCAAGTCGACACTGATGAAGATCGCCTGCGGTCTCATCGAGCCCGACAAGGGCGTGCGCTTCGTCCAGCCCGGCACGACCATCCGCTACCTCGCCCAGGAACCGGATTTCTCGGGGTTCACCACCACGCTCGATTTCGTCGAGCACGGCCTCACCCATGGCGACGACGCCTATCGCGCCCGCTACCTGCTCGAGAGTCTGGGCCTGACCGGAGCCGAGGACCCGAAGAGCCTGTCGGGCGGAGAGGGGCGGCGCGTGGCCCTCGCCCAGGCGCTGGCGCCCGAGCCCGACATCCTGCTGCTCGACGAGCCCACCAACCATCTCGACCTGCCGGCCATCGAATGGCTGGAAGCCGAGCTGAAATCCGTGCGCGGCGCGCTGGTCCTCATCAGCCACGACAGGCGCTTCCTCTCGGCCCTGTCGAAGACCACGGTCTGGCTCGACCGCGGCATCACCCGGCGGATCGAGCAGGGTTTCTCCACCTTCGAGGCCTGGCGCGACGCCTTCTTCGAAGAGGAGGAGCGCGACCGGCACAAGCTCGACCGCAAGATCGCCGACGAGGAGCATTGGCTGCGCTACGGCGTGACCGCGCGGCGCAAGCGCAACGTCCGGCGGCTCGGCAACCTCCATGCCCTGCGCAAGGACCGCCGCGAGGACCGCCGTCCCGTCGGCACGGCGACGATGACCTCCACCGAAGCCGAGAGTTCGGGCGCCCTCGTGATCGAGGCGAAGAGCGCCGCCAAGGCTTACGGCGAGCGCAGGATCGTCGACGACCTCTCGATCCGGGTGATGCGCGGCGACCGGCTCGGCATCGTCGGTGCCAACGGTGCCGGCAAGACCACGCTGATCAACCTGCTCACCGGGCAGGCCGCGCCGGATTCCGGCAGCGTCGCGCTCGGCACCAACCTCAAGATGATGCTCCTCGACCAGGCCCGCGCGGTGCTGGAGCCGTCGATGACGGTGACCGAGGTGCTCACCGGCGGCAGCGGCGACAGCGTGGTCGTCGGCGGCGTGAGCCGTCACGTGATCGGCTACCTCAAGGACTTCCTGTTCGCGCCGGAACAGGCCCGGACCCCAGTGAGCGTGCTCTCCGGCGGCGAGCGCAACCGCCTGCTCATCGCCCGGGCCCTGGCCCAGCCCGCCAACCTCCTCGTCCTCGACGAGCCCACCAACGACCTAGACCTCGAAACCCTCGACCTGTTGCAGGAGATGCTGTCGGATTATTCCGGCACGCTGATCCTGGTGAGCCACGACCGCGACTTCCTCGACCGCGTCGTCGGCAGCGTCCTCGTCAGCGAGGGGGAGGGGCGCTGGGTCGAGTATGCCGGCGGCTACACCGACATGGTCACCCAGCGCGGGCAGGGCGTCGAGGCGCGCAAGAGCGCCACGGCACCGCGGCCCGACGGCAAGGTGAAGCCGGGGCGCCTCGCCAGCACCTCGGCGGCGCCGGCGCCGAAGACGAAGATGGGTTTCAAGGACCAGCACGAGTTGAAGACGCTGCCGGAGCGGATCGCGAAGCTGCAGGCCGGCATCGCCAAGATCCGCACCGTGCTCGCCGATCCGCAGCTCTACAGCCGCGATCCGGCCCTGTTCCAGAAGGCCTCGGCCACCCTCGCCGCCGCCGAGGCAGACCTCTCGGTGTCCGAGGACCGCTGGCTGGAACTGGAGATGCTGCGAGAGGGGTAG
- a CDS encoding polyhydroxyalkanoic acid system family protein — protein MAKPLIVEIPHEIGPVEAKRRISSGLDKAKAACAKAGISVEHMTWTDDRLNFAMSAMGQKVDGEVDILPETVRIEVRLPMLLALFAERMKKIIGKEGNQLLIKKG, from the coding sequence ATGGCAAAGCCCCTGATCGTCGAGATTCCCCACGAGATCGGCCCCGTCGAGGCGAAGCGCCGGATCTCGAGCGGGCTCGACAAGGCAAAGGCGGCCTGCGCCAAGGCCGGCATCAGCGTCGAGCACATGACCTGGACCGACGATCGGCTGAACTTCGCCATGTCCGCCATGGGCCAGAAGGTCGATGGCGAGGTCGACATCCTGCCCGAGACGGTGCGCATCGAAGTGCGGCTGCCGATGCTGCTCGCGCTGTTCGCCGAGCGGATGAAGAAGATCATCGGCAAGGAAGGCAACCAGCTTTTGATCAAGAAGGGCTGA
- a CDS encoding septal ring lytic transglycosylase RlpA family protein has protein sequence MSLAALSAPAAAQSGAASWYGSGRKTANGERFNPNGMTAAHRSLPFGTRVRVENKRNGRSVVVRINDRGPFIRGRIIDLAKGSARALGMGGTTYVSLSVVK, from the coding sequence ATGTCTCTCGCCGCACTCAGTGCACCGGCTGCCGCCCAATCCGGCGCAGCCTCCTGGTACGGCAGCGGCCGCAAGACGGCGAATGGCGAGCGCTTCAATCCGAACGGGATGACCGCCGCCCATCGCAGCCTGCCGTTCGGCACCCGTGTCCGGGTCGAGAACAAGCGCAACGGCCGCTCGGTGGTGGTGCGCATCAACGATCGCGGGCCGTTCATACGCGGGCGGATCATCGATCTCGCCAAGGGCTCCGCCCGGGCGCTCGGCATGGGCGGCACGACCTATGTCTCGCTCAGCGTCGTGAAGTGA
- a CDS encoding site-specific DNA-methyltransferase: MASLRTAVADTVARKSVSRTGRLVSAPRMGLVPAAQRLPLDEIIVGDCIAAMNALPAASVDCVFADPPYNLQLGDGSLLRPDQSRVDAVDDAWDQFSSFAAYDEFTRAWLTAARRVMKPNATLWVIGSYHNIFRVGSVLQDLGFWILNDIVWRKANPMPNFRGKRFTNAHETLIWASRSAEAKSYTFHYEALKGGNDDVQMRSDWFIPLCTGDERLKGADGQKVHPTQKPEALLARTLLSATNAGDVVLDPFFGTGTTGAVAKRLGRRFIGIERETVYADAARARIEAVEPLSKAALLVAPTKRAEPRVAFLSVIEAGHIRAGEMLTDARGRHEAVVRPDGTLMVGPAMGSIHKIGALVQGFPSCNGWDFWHAKRDGKLVLIDVFRGKMRAAMGSAA, from the coding sequence ATGGCTTCCCTGCGTACCGCGGTTGCCGACACCGTCGCCCGGAAAAGTGTCTCGCGTACCGGGCGACTCGTGTCGGCGCCGCGGATGGGTCTCGTACCCGCCGCCCAGCGTCTCCCCCTCGACGAGATCATCGTCGGGGATTGCATTGCCGCCATGAACGCCCTGCCGGCGGCCAGCGTCGATTGCGTCTTCGCCGACCCACCCTACAACCTCCAGCTCGGAGACGGCTCGCTGCTGCGGCCCGACCAGAGCCGCGTCGATGCCGTCGACGACGCCTGGGACCAGTTCTCGAGCTTCGCCGCCTATGACGAGTTCACCCGCGCCTGGCTCACCGCCGCCCGCAGGGTGATGAAGCCGAACGCCACCCTCTGGGTCATCGGCTCGTATCACAACATCTTCCGCGTCGGCAGCGTGCTCCAGGACCTCGGCTTCTGGATCCTCAACGACATCGTCTGGCGCAAGGCCAACCCGATGCCGAACTTCCGCGGCAAGCGCTTCACCAACGCCCACGAGACCCTGATCTGGGCCTCCCGCTCGGCGGAAGCGAAGAGTTACACCTTCCATTACGAGGCGCTGAAGGGCGGCAACGACGACGTCCAGATGCGCTCGGACTGGTTCATCCCGCTCTGCACCGGCGACGAGCGCCTCAAGGGCGCCGATGGCCAGAAGGTCCACCCGACCCAGAAGCCCGAGGCCCTGCTCGCCCGGACCCTGCTCTCGGCGACGAATGCCGGCGACGTGGTGCTCGACCCGTTCTTCGGGACCGGCACGACAGGTGCGGTCGCCAAGCGCCTCGGCCGCCGCTTCATCGGCATCGAGCGCGAGACGGTCTATGCCGATGCGGCCCGCGCCAGGATCGAGGCGGTGGAGCCTCTGTCCAAGGCCGCGCTCCTCGTCGCTCCGACGAAGCGGGCCGAACCACGGGTCGCCTTCCTCAGCGTGATCGAGGCCGGCCATATCCGCGCCGGTGAGATGCTCACCGATGCGCGCGGTCGCCACGAAGCCGTGGTCCGCCCCGACGGGACCCTGATGGTCGGGCCGGCCATGGGCTCGATTCACAAGATCGGCGCCCTCGTCCAGGGCTTCCCTTCCTGCAACGGATGGGATTTCTGGCACGCCAAGCGCGACGGCAAGCTCGTCCTGATCGACGTGTTCCGCGGCAAGATGCGGGCTGCGATGGGATCGGCGGCCTGA